In Streptomyces canus, one DNA window encodes the following:
- a CDS encoding endo alpha-1,4 polygalactosaminidase yields MKRPLLLVTLLLLVTGCSTTPDSASGDSRWRPRPGVAWQWQLTGRVDTSVDVPVYDIDGFDQSEAVVSSLHRKGRKAICYLSTGAWEDWRPDADTFPKSVIGRGNGWEGERWLDIRATDALEPLMADRLDMCREKGFDAVEPDNMDGYKNRTGFELTAADQLRYNRLIADMAHDRGLSVGLKNDLDQIPELVGDFDFAVNEQCAQYAECGDMEPFITADKAVFHVEYELPTSRFCAESRRLKLSSMLKKYELGVWREAC; encoded by the coding sequence TTGAAGCGCCCTCTCCTGCTCGTCACCCTGCTCCTCCTGGTGACGGGATGCTCGACCACCCCCGACTCCGCGTCCGGTGACTCCCGTTGGCGGCCCCGCCCCGGCGTCGCCTGGCAGTGGCAGCTGACCGGACGTGTCGACACGTCCGTGGACGTGCCGGTGTACGACATCGACGGCTTCGACCAGTCCGAAGCGGTCGTGTCGTCCCTGCACCGCAAGGGCCGCAAGGCCATCTGCTACCTCTCCACCGGCGCATGGGAGGACTGGCGGCCCGACGCCGACACGTTCCCCAAGTCGGTGATCGGGCGCGGCAACGGCTGGGAGGGGGAGCGCTGGCTCGACATCCGCGCCACGGACGCCCTGGAACCGCTGATGGCGGACCGCCTCGACATGTGCCGCGAGAAGGGCTTCGACGCGGTGGAGCCGGACAACATGGACGGCTACAAGAACCGCACGGGCTTCGAACTCACGGCGGCGGACCAGCTCCGCTACAACCGTCTGATCGCCGACATGGCCCACGACCGCGGACTGTCGGTCGGTCTGAAGAACGACCTCGACCAGATCCCGGAGCTGGTGGGGGACTTCGACTTCGCGGTCAACGAGCAGTGCGCGCAGTACGCCGAATGCGGGGACATGGAGCCGTTCATCACGGCGGACAAGGCGGTCTTCCACGTCGAGTACGAACTGCCCACCAGCCGCTTCTGCGCCGAGTCCCGGCGGCTGAAGCTGAGTTCGATGCTGAAGAAGTACGAACTCGGGGTGTGGCGCGAGGCCTGCTAG
- a CDS encoding phosphatidylglycerol lysyltransferase domain-containing protein, with product MGDVRVAPVRNVRRSTGASRRAAGFAVWYLRVVAFVNFLSAVWVSLGQDVRRHNQQDFFTPYLLTAGFASGVFTAFLAITMRRRKRAAWILNLVLSGAFLALFVLAMAFPEIRRYAQNWISLGLTAAFVTALLVGRREFYAKGDRSNPRLAAAVAVGGLLVSSLLAALLVTVTNKASRSSSFGERWWYGTLRLVSVAADDSRFDGILTPNWVNVVINVLSTILVLAVFYAAFRSRRAVDPLTEDDERRLRELLERHGERDSLGYFALRREKSVVWSPTGKAAVTYRVVSGVSLASGDPIGDPEAWPGAIEPWLAEARAHGWLPAVMGAGEDAGTVYARHGLNALELGDEAIVEVAEFTLEGRAMRTVRQAYNRVKRAGYTVRIRRHEDILAEEMAALVRRADDWRDGATERGFSMALGRLGDPEDGRCVALECRAGDGELKAVLSFVPWGPHGLSLDLMRRDRDADNGLMEFMVIELLNRAQEIQITQVSLNFAMFRSVFERGARLGAGPVLRLWRSLLSFFSRWWQIESLYRANAKYRPIWEPRFLLFEKSADLPRIGIASARAEGFLEVPGLPGWLRRREHLSTHR from the coding sequence ATGGGAGATGTCCGAGTTGCACCTGTTCGGAATGTCCGCCGGTCCACCGGCGCCTCGCGGCGGGCCGCCGGTTTCGCCGTCTGGTACCTGCGGGTCGTCGCGTTCGTCAACTTCCTCAGCGCGGTGTGGGTCTCGCTGGGGCAGGACGTGCGGCGGCACAACCAGCAGGACTTCTTCACGCCGTATCTGCTGACGGCGGGCTTCGCCTCCGGGGTGTTCACGGCCTTCCTCGCCATCACCATGCGGCGGCGCAAGCGCGCGGCGTGGATCCTGAACCTGGTGCTGTCGGGGGCGTTCCTCGCGCTGTTCGTCCTCGCGATGGCGTTCCCGGAGATCCGCCGGTACGCGCAGAACTGGATCTCGCTCGGCCTCACGGCCGCGTTCGTCACCGCGCTGCTCGTCGGCCGGCGGGAGTTCTACGCCAAGGGCGACCGGTCCAATCCGCGGCTCGCCGCCGCCGTGGCCGTGGGCGGACTGCTGGTGTCCTCGTTGCTGGCCGCGCTGCTGGTGACCGTCACCAACAAGGCCTCGAGGTCCTCGTCCTTCGGGGAGCGGTGGTGGTACGGCACGCTGCGGCTGGTCTCCGTCGCCGCCGACGACTCCCGCTTCGACGGGATCCTGACGCCGAACTGGGTCAACGTCGTCATCAACGTGCTCAGTACGATCCTCGTCCTCGCCGTCTTCTACGCCGCCTTCCGCTCCCGGCGTGCGGTCGACCCGCTCACCGAGGACGACGAGCGGCGCCTGAGGGAGCTGCTGGAGCGGCACGGCGAGCGGGACTCGCTCGGGTACTTCGCGCTGCGCAGGGAGAAGAGCGTCGTCTGGTCGCCGACCGGGAAGGCGGCGGTGACCTACCGGGTCGTCAGCGGGGTCTCGCTGGCCTCCGGCGATCCGATCGGTGACCCGGAGGCCTGGCCGGGGGCGATCGAGCCGTGGCTCGCCGAGGCGCGGGCGCACGGGTGGCTGCCGGCAGTGATGGGCGCGGGTGAGGACGCGGGGACGGTGTACGCGCGGCACGGCCTGAACGCGCTGGAACTGGGCGACGAGGCGATCGTCGAGGTCGCCGAGTTCACGCTGGAGGGGCGGGCGATGCGGACCGTCCGGCAGGCCTACAACCGGGTCAAACGGGCCGGGTACACGGTACGGATCCGGCGCCACGAGGACATCCTCGCCGAGGAGATGGCGGCTCTCGTACGGCGTGCGGACGACTGGCGGGACGGTGCCACCGAGCGCGGGTTCAGCATGGCGCTGGGGCGGCTCGGGGATCCGGAGGACGGCCGGTGCGTCGCGCTGGAGTGCAGGGCCGGCGACGGTGAGCTGAAGGCGGTGCTCTCCTTCGTGCCGTGGGGACCGCACGGGCTGTCCCTGGACCTCATGCGCCGGGACCGCGACGCGGACAACGGGCTCATGGAGTTCATGGTCATCGAGCTGCTGAACCGGGCCCAGGAGATTCAGATCACCCAGGTCTCGCTCAACTTCGCCATGTTCCGTTCGGTCTTCGAACGTGGTGCACGTCTTGGTGCCGGGCCGGTGCTGCGGCTGTGGCGGTCGCTGCTCAGCTTCTTCTCGCGCTGGTGGCAGATCGAGTCCCTGTACCGGGCCAACGCCAAGTACCGGCCCATCTGGGAACCGCGGTTCCTGCTGTTCGAGAAGAGCGCGGACCTGCCGCGCATCGGCATCGCCTCGGCCCGCGCGGAGGGGTTCCTGGAGGTGCCGGGACTGCCGGGGTGGCTGCGGCGGCGGGAGCACCTGAGTACGCACAGATGA
- a CDS encoding methyltransferase domain-containing protein: MPAPTAPSVRRLRSTARAMLPFPEPESWLDVETGDADFPEAARTFFPYTAFDGLDPSPRVVHAQVVERLEEGHVGRLTDPRITARLRARYDVVSLLNQRPRTADFQAALAVLRPGGHLLVECPADPRAELESQGCTIVTTARRSAHIPGRVTTRLPLRATGPLASAARALDHALALLLAGTRFAKAYRVIARKNADTSAP; encoded by the coding sequence ATGCCCGCACCAACCGCCCCTTCCGTACGGCGTCTTCGCTCCACCGCCCGCGCGATGCTGCCGTTCCCCGAACCGGAGAGCTGGTTGGACGTGGAGACGGGGGACGCGGACTTCCCGGAGGCGGCGAGAACGTTCTTCCCCTACACGGCCTTCGACGGCCTGGACCCCAGCCCCCGTGTCGTGCACGCCCAGGTGGTCGAACGCCTGGAGGAAGGCCACGTCGGCCGGCTGACGGACCCACGGATCACCGCCCGTCTCCGCGCCCGCTACGACGTGGTCAGTCTGCTGAACCAGCGGCCCCGCACCGCGGATTTCCAGGCGGCCCTCGCCGTCCTGCGCCCCGGCGGTCACCTGCTCGTGGAATGCCCGGCCGACCCCCGCGCCGAGTTGGAGTCCCAGGGCTGCACGATCGTCACCACGGCCCGCAGATCCGCGCACATCCCGGGCCGTGTGACGACCCGCCTGCCCCTGAGGGCGACCGGACCGCTGGCCTCCGCCGCGAGAGCGCTGGACCACGCCCTGGCCCTCCTCCTCGCCGGCACCCGCTTCGCGAAGGCGTACCGGGTGATCGCCCGCAAGAACGCGGACACCTCAGCCCCGTAG
- the cobT gene encoding nicotinate-nucleotide--dimethylbenzimidazole phosphoribosyltransferase, with protein MSSLNLDDFTDLIERPDGGVRRDAEARRERQIVPPGALGRLDDLGEWLAAAQSAVPVRPVERPRVVLFAGDHGVAELGVSGRAAGSASEVVREVLEGGRPVSILARRLGVPVRVVDMALDCDPAELPEDVVRHRVRRGSGRIDVEDALTLEEAEAAFRAGVAVADEEADSGTDLVVLGDVSVGGTTVAGVLVAALCGTDASVVTGRGGTGIDDLAWMRKCAAIRDALRRARPVLGDQLQLLATVGGADLAAITGFLLQSAVRKLPVVLDGVVVAACALVGQRIAFRAPDWWLAGQNSGEPGQTKALDRMALEPLLDHAVTVGEGAGGLLALPLVQAAAALAAELPEKPAVSEEEPEKVSDEE; from the coding sequence ATGAGCTCGCTTAATCTCGACGACTTCACCGATCTGATCGAGCGCCCCGACGGCGGGGTGCGTCGCGACGCCGAGGCGCGCAGGGAGCGTCAGATCGTGCCGCCCGGGGCGCTGGGCCGCCTCGACGACCTGGGTGAGTGGCTGGCCGCGGCGCAGTCGGCCGTACCGGTACGGCCGGTCGAACGGCCGCGGGTCGTGCTGTTCGCCGGTGACCACGGGGTCGCCGAACTGGGCGTCTCGGGGCGGGCCGCGGGCAGCGCCTCGGAGGTGGTGCGGGAGGTCCTGGAGGGCGGCCGTCCGGTGTCGATCCTCGCGCGACGGCTGGGTGTGCCGGTGCGGGTCGTCGACATGGCCCTGGACTGCGACCCGGCCGAGCTGCCGGAGGATGTCGTACGGCATCGGGTGCGGCGCGGGAGCGGTCGTATCGACGTCGAGGACGCGTTGACCCTGGAGGAGGCCGAGGCCGCCTTCCGGGCCGGGGTCGCGGTGGCCGACGAGGAGGCCGACTCCGGTACCGATCTCGTCGTGCTCGGCGATGTGAGCGTGGGCGGGACCACGGTGGCCGGGGTGCTGGTCGCCGCGCTGTGCGGGACCGACGCCTCCGTCGTGACCGGACGGGGCGGGACCGGGATCGACGACCTGGCCTGGATGCGCAAGTGCGCGGCGATCCGGGACGCACTGCGGCGGGCGCGGCCGGTGCTCGGGGACCAGTTGCAGTTGCTGGCGACCGTCGGCGGCGCCGACCTCGCCGCGATCACCGGCTTTCTCCTCCAGAGCGCGGTGCGCAAGCTGCCCGTCGTGCTGGACGGAGTGGTCGTGGCCGCCTGTGCGCTGGTGGGTCAGCGGATCGCGTTCCGGGCGCCGGACTGGTGGCTGGCCGGGCAGAACAGCGGTGAGCCGGGGCAGACGAAGGCGCTGGACCGGATGGCCCTGGAACCCCTGCTCGACCATGCTGTGACGGTCGGGGAGGGTGCGGGCGGACTGCTGGCGCTGCCGCTGGTGCAGGCCGCGGCGGCGCTGGCCGCCGAGCTGCCGGAGAAGCCCGCGGTTTCCGAGGAGGAGCCGGAGAAGGTGTCCGACGAGGAGTAG
- a CDS encoding leucyl aminopeptidase, with amino-acid sequence MTALTLSTSAAPGLRADAIVIGVAKGAKGLVVAPGAESVDKAYDGRLAGVLETLGASGAEGEVTKLPAPSGIKSPLVVAVGLGAEPEKDSSFDPEALRKAAGVAARALVGAKKAVFVLPLGDAADLGAVAEGVLLGAYSFTAYKENAPSKNDAKAKNGKAPLAEATLLGGKPRDAAYKAALARAAAVAEELNRARDLINMPPNDLNPEVFASIVQAAGKEHGLKVQVLDVKALEKGGYGGILGVGAGSASGPRLVKLSYTSSKAKKHLALVGKGITYDSGGISLKPAGHNETMKCDMSGAAAVFAAVVSAARLGLEVNVTGWLALAENMPSGSATRPGDVLRMYSGKTVEVLNTDAEGRLVLADALWAASQEKPDAIVDVATLTGAMMLALGSRTFGIMANDDAFRSAVYEAAEEVGEPAWPMPLPEHLRKGMDSPTADIANMGERMGGGLVAGLFLREFVGEGITWAHLDIAGPAFNDGGPFGYTPKGGTGSAVRTLVRLAELTASGDLG; translated from the coding sequence GTGACTGCTCTCACTCTCAGCACCTCCGCGGCGCCCGGCCTGCGGGCCGACGCGATCGTGATCGGTGTCGCCAAAGGCGCGAAGGGCCTGGTAGTGGCGCCGGGCGCCGAATCCGTGGACAAGGCCTACGACGGCAGGCTCGCCGGCGTCCTGGAGACCCTCGGTGCCTCCGGCGCCGAGGGCGAGGTGACGAAGCTGCCGGCGCCCTCCGGCATCAAGTCGCCGCTCGTGGTGGCCGTGGGCCTGGGCGCCGAGCCCGAGAAGGACTCCTCCTTCGACCCGGAGGCGCTGCGCAAGGCCGCCGGTGTCGCCGCCCGCGCGCTGGTCGGCGCGAAGAAGGCCGTGTTCGTACTGCCGCTCGGCGACGCCGCCGACCTCGGCGCGGTCGCCGAGGGCGTGCTGCTCGGGGCGTACTCCTTCACGGCCTACAAGGAGAATGCGCCTTCGAAAAACGACGCCAAGGCGAAGAACGGCAAGGCGCCGCTGGCCGAAGCCACGCTGCTCGGCGGCAAGCCGCGGGATGCCGCGTACAAGGCCGCACTCGCCCGGGCCGCCGCCGTCGCCGAGGAGCTCAACCGCGCGCGCGACCTCATCAACATGCCGCCGAACGACCTGAACCCCGAGGTGTTCGCCTCGATCGTGCAGGCCGCGGGCAAGGAGCACGGCCTCAAGGTGCAGGTGCTCGACGTGAAGGCGCTGGAGAAGGGCGGCTACGGCGGCATCCTCGGCGTCGGCGCCGGATCGGCGTCGGGGCCGCGGCTGGTGAAGCTGTCGTACACCTCGTCCAAGGCGAAGAAGCACCTCGCGCTGGTCGGCAAGGGGATCACGTACGACTCGGGCGGCATCTCGCTGAAGCCGGCGGGTCACAACGAGACGATGAAGTGCGACATGAGCGGGGCGGCGGCGGTGTTCGCGGCCGTGGTCTCGGCCGCGCGTCTGGGGCTCGAGGTCAACGTCACCGGGTGGCTGGCGCTCGCCGAGAACATGCCGTCGGGGTCGGCCACGCGCCCCGGTGACGTGCTGCGGATGTACAGCGGCAAGACCGTGGAGGTGCTCAACACCGACGCGGAGGGGCGGCTCGTCCTCGCGGACGCTCTGTGGGCGGCGTCCCAGGAGAAGCCGGACGCCATCGTGGACGTCGCGACCCTCACCGGCGCGATGATGCTGGCGCTCGGCAGCCGGACCTTCGGGATCATGGCCAACGACGACGCGTTCCGCTCCGCGGTGTACGAGGCCGCCGAGGAGGTCGGGGAGCCTGCCTGGCCGATGCCGCTGCCGGAGCACCTGCGCAAGGGCATGGACTCTCCCACCGCCGACATCGCGAACATGGGCGAGCGGATGGGCGGTGGGCTGGTCGCCGGGCTCTTCCTGCGGGAGTTCGTGGGTGAGGGGATCACCTGGGCGCACCTGGACATCGCGGGTCCCGCGTTCAACGACGGGGGGCCGTTCGGGTACACGCCGAAGGGCGGGACGGGGTCGGCGGTGCGGACGCTGGTGCGGCTGGCCGAGCTGACTGCCTCGGGTGACCTGGGGTGA
- a CDS encoding adenosylcobinamide-GDP ribazoletransferase — MTPPPLDGLRFAFGTLSVLPVKVTRWDREAARGGMLCAPLVGVAVGCVSAALGLLLLALGSSALLAAVATVAVPAVLTRGLHLDGLADTADGLGSGKPAEDALRIMKQSDIGPFGVLALVFVLLAQVAALSQLYGDSWARGATAAVVSATAARLALTLAARAGVPPARPEGLGAAVAGVVPVRGAVLVAVAVTLAAAGAGAPFGSYDVVRTVLAVAAAGGAAELLLRHCTRRFGGVTGDVFGGLAETAATTALVILSMNV; from the coding sequence ATGACCCCACCCCCGCTCGACGGCCTCCGCTTCGCCTTCGGCACGCTCAGCGTGCTCCCCGTGAAGGTGACCCGCTGGGACCGGGAGGCGGCACGTGGCGGAATGCTGTGCGCTCCGCTGGTCGGGGTGGCGGTGGGGTGCGTGTCGGCCGCGCTGGGCCTCCTGCTCCTGGCCCTGGGCTCCTCCGCACTGCTCGCCGCGGTCGCCACGGTCGCCGTACCGGCGGTCCTCACGCGGGGCCTGCACCTCGACGGCCTCGCGGACACCGCCGACGGCCTGGGCAGCGGCAAGCCCGCCGAGGACGCCCTGCGGATCATGAAGCAGTCGGACATCGGACCGTTCGGGGTGCTCGCCCTCGTCTTCGTGCTGCTCGCCCAGGTGGCCGCGCTGTCGCAGCTGTACGGCGACTCGTGGGCGCGGGGTGCGACGGCGGCCGTGGTCTCGGCGACGGCCGCGCGCCTGGCCTTGACGCTGGCGGCCCGCGCCGGGGTCCCGCCGGCCAGGCCGGAGGGACTGGGGGCCGCGGTGGCGGGCGTGGTCCCCGTACGAGGTGCGGTGCTGGTGGCCGTCGCGGTGACGCTGGCGGCGGCCGGAGCGGGGGCGCCCTTCGGGTCGTACGACGTCGTCCGCACGGTTCTGGCGGTCGCCGCCGCCGGGGGAGCGGCCGAGCTTCTCCTGCGGCACTGCACGCGCCGCTTCGGCGGAGTGACCGGGGACGTGTTCGGAGGGCTGGCGGAGACGGCGGCGACGACGGCACTGGTGATCCTGTCGATGAACGTCTAG